Proteins from a single region of Polyangiaceae bacterium:
- the trpS gene encoding tryptophan--tRNA ligase produces MAPTPRIFSGMQPTGTGELHLGNYLGALSNWVRLTNEGKHEAIFCVVDSHSTTVEYDAKEMPRRVFGTALSYLAAGLDPDRCILFVQSQVPEHTELAWYLGTVTALGDLNRMTQFKDKSEQNQSNVNAGLFTYPILMAADILVYKATAVPVGEDQVQHLELSREICRRFNRRFGDIFPEPKAMLTKTSRIMGLDGKTKMSKSRGNSIDLFDSPKSVEKKLKSAFTDEQKLRLGDPGRPEICNVFTMHTALTAEETVVEIGSNCRSGALGCGDCKKQLTESINRELEPIQARAEALRREPKRVLEILQDGGAAARKIAANTLEEVRDAMGLRLEVPKT; encoded by the coding sequence ATGGCGCCGACGCCCCGAATCTTCTCAGGCATGCAACCGACCGGCACGGGTGAGCTCCACCTGGGCAACTACCTCGGCGCCTTGAGCAACTGGGTGCGGCTGACCAACGAGGGCAAGCACGAGGCAATCTTCTGCGTGGTGGATTCCCACTCCACGACCGTGGAGTACGACGCCAAAGAGATGCCGCGTCGCGTGTTCGGTACGGCGCTGAGCTATCTCGCCGCGGGGCTCGACCCCGACCGCTGCATTCTCTTCGTGCAGAGCCAGGTGCCCGAACACACCGAGCTGGCTTGGTACCTCGGCACGGTCACGGCCCTCGGCGATCTGAACCGCATGACGCAGTTCAAGGACAAGAGCGAGCAGAACCAGAGCAACGTGAACGCTGGCTTGTTCACCTATCCGATCCTGATGGCCGCGGACATCCTCGTGTACAAGGCCACGGCCGTCCCCGTGGGCGAGGACCAGGTGCAGCACTTGGAGCTGTCGCGGGAGATTTGCCGGCGCTTCAACCGCCGCTTCGGCGACATCTTCCCGGAGCCCAAGGCCATGTTGACGAAGACGAGTCGCATCATGGGTTTGGACGGCAAGACCAAGATGAGCAAGTCGCGAGGCAACTCCATCGACCTCTTCGATTCGCCGAAATCCGTGGAAAAAAAGCTGAAATCTGCCTTCACGGACGAGCAGAAGCTGCGACTGGGGGATCCCGGGCGCCCGGAGATCTGCAACGTGTTCACCATGCACACGGCGTTGACGGCCGAAGAAACCGTCGTCGAGATCGGCAGCAATTGCCGAAGCGGTGCTTTGGGCTGCGGGGACTGCAAGAAGCAGCTGACCGAGTCCATCAACCGCGAGCTGGAGCCGATTCAAGCCCGCGCCGAAGCGCTGCGCCGCGAACCGAAACGCGTGTTGGAGATCCTGCAAGATGGCGGCGCCGCGGCACGCAAGATCGCGGCGAACACCTTGGAAGAAGTGCGAGACGCAATGGGTTTGCGCCTCGAGGTCCCCAAGACGTGA
- a CDS encoding CarD family transcriptional regulator, which produces MQQEVQFKVGDKAVYPAQGVAEVISIDEKDIAGSRQRFYVLRILDTDRKIMVPVSNADAVGLRQVISEQEIREIFDILKERTIGFDTQTWNRRYRGFMDKIKTGSIYDVAEVLRDLYRLKANKQLSFGERRMLDTARTLIVKEIAIAREQTEDQVKDEIEAIFFSN; this is translated from the coding sequence ATGCAGCAGGAAGTTCAGTTCAAGGTCGGCGACAAGGCTGTCTACCCGGCACAGGGTGTCGCGGAAGTCATCAGTATCGATGAGAAAGACATCGCCGGTTCGCGCCAGCGCTTTTACGTGCTGCGGATCTTGGACACCGACCGCAAGATCATGGTGCCCGTTTCCAATGCGGACGCCGTCGGTCTGCGCCAGGTCATCAGCGAGCAAGAGATTCGCGAGATCTTCGACATCCTCAAGGAGCGCACGATCGGGTTCGACACGCAGACCTGGAATCGTCGTTACCGCGGATTCATGGACAAGATCAAAACCGGATCGATCTACGACGTGGCGGAAGTGCTGCGCGATCTCTACCGTCTGAAGGCGAACAAGCAATTGTCCTTCGGTGAGCGGCGCATGCTCGACACGGCGCGCACGCTGATCGTCAAGGAAATCGCGATTGCTCGCGAGCAGACCGAAGATCAGGTCAAGGACGAGATCGAAGCGATCTTCTTCAGCAACTGA
- a CDS encoding OmpA family protein: protein MPKTFHTSTALILSLCAGLTACGYSQEEWDQKVRENESLRNQLSAQRQAHKKCEADYADALHEVDDLKRKFKERGISLDNLSASLEQQRKALEEYRRRAEQLDQIRKRFELLRSKLQKLTQLGLKVEVRDNRMLIQLPGDVLFDSGRDKLKKEGEDILRQVAEVIRNDADLAKREFQVAGHTDAKPLQGGPFKDNWGLSAMRARSVLMFLTGAADTAGHLDPKNWSAAGYADTDPVAPNDTDENRQKNRRVELVVLPNVEEMLNLNSLAAGSS, encoded by the coding sequence ATGCCGAAGACGTTCCACACTTCCACCGCTTTGATTCTTTCACTCTGTGCCGGCCTCACGGCGTGCGGCTACTCCCAAGAGGAGTGGGACCAGAAGGTCCGCGAGAACGAAAGCCTCCGCAACCAGCTCTCCGCCCAGCGCCAAGCCCACAAGAAGTGTGAGGCTGACTACGCCGACGCGCTGCACGAGGTCGACGACTTGAAGCGGAAGTTCAAGGAGCGGGGCATCAGCCTCGACAACTTGAGCGCCAGCCTCGAGCAGCAGCGCAAGGCCCTGGAAGAGTATCGGCGTCGCGCCGAACAGCTCGATCAAATCCGCAAGCGCTTCGAGCTGTTGCGTAGCAAGTTGCAGAAGCTCACGCAGCTCGGACTGAAGGTCGAGGTGCGTGACAACCGCATGCTGATCCAGCTGCCTGGCGACGTGCTGTTCGACTCGGGTCGCGACAAATTGAAGAAAGAGGGCGAGGACATCTTGCGCCAGGTGGCCGAGGTGATCCGCAACGACGCCGACCTGGCGAAGCGCGAGTTTCAGGTCGCTGGGCACACCGATGCCAAGCCGCTGCAGGGCGGGCCTTTCAAAGACAATTGGGGCCTTTCTGCGATGCGCGCGCGCTCCGTGCTCATGTTCCTGACCGGTGCGGCTGACACGGCTGGACATCTGGATCCCAAGAACTGGAGCGCCGCAGGCTATGCCGACACGGATCCCGTCGCGCCCAACGACACGGATGAGAACCGCCAGAAGAACCGTCGCGTCGAGCTGGTCGTGCTGCCGAACGTCGAAGAGATGTTGAACCTCAACAGCCTCGCCGCCGGTAGCAGCTGA
- a CDS encoding serine/threonine-protein kinase has protein sequence MSTNAKDSLEASGAGVREGDVLAGKFRVERVLGVGGMGVVVAAHHLQLDEKVALKFLVPAALSNPQAVARFEREARAAVKIKSEHVARVIDVGKLDSGAPYMVMEFLEGGDLSDWLEQRGALPIEQAVEFVLQACEAIAEAHGLGIVHRDLKPANLFCIRRPDGLLSVKVLDFGISKLTSLGGSGPEMGLTTSQAVMGSPFYMSPEQMASAKDVDARTDIWALGAILFELLTKRPPFEAEALPELVLKIVQHETPWLRALRPDIPEGLEAAVRRCLEKDRARRFPNVAELAHALAPFAPKRARSSVERVSRVIQASGLSSSVLALPPSTENSPASAGASTADPTTLSLGETGGLGRTSGGPVKRLAPLLALLGILGLLGIGGLVVIIRAMSTSDTPTAAPTASSVGDERPAAVAPPPAPTEAPAIAPEPPQPPPSASATPAETPRAAAKKASPVGKPAPKPAPVAEAPKPAPAPKPEPKPTPAPAPVVTSTGSGGSSLGGRL, from the coding sequence ATGAGCACGAACGCGAAGGACAGCCTCGAAGCCTCCGGCGCGGGGGTTCGCGAAGGCGACGTGCTCGCGGGGAAGTTCCGCGTCGAGCGCGTGCTCGGGGTGGGCGGCATGGGCGTCGTGGTCGCGGCTCATCACCTGCAGCTCGACGAGAAAGTCGCCCTCAAGTTCTTGGTCCCCGCCGCGCTCTCCAATCCGCAGGCGGTGGCACGCTTCGAGCGCGAAGCGCGGGCGGCAGTCAAGATCAAGAGCGAGCACGTCGCGCGTGTCATCGACGTGGGCAAGCTCGACAGCGGCGCGCCCTACATGGTGATGGAGTTTCTGGAAGGGGGCGATCTTTCCGACTGGCTCGAGCAGCGTGGGGCACTTCCCATCGAGCAGGCGGTAGAGTTCGTGTTGCAGGCGTGCGAGGCCATCGCCGAGGCGCACGGGCTCGGTATCGTGCACCGCGATCTCAAGCCGGCAAATCTGTTCTGCATTCGGCGACCGGACGGGCTCTTGTCGGTAAAGGTGCTGGACTTCGGGATCTCCAAGCTCACGTCCCTGGGTGGATCCGGGCCCGAGATGGGACTCACGACCTCCCAAGCCGTGATGGGCTCCCCTTTCTACATGTCCCCTGAGCAGATGGCGTCAGCGAAGGACGTCGACGCGCGCACGGATATCTGGGCACTGGGCGCGATTCTGTTCGAGCTTCTCACCAAGCGACCGCCCTTCGAAGCGGAGGCGTTGCCGGAGTTGGTGTTGAAGATCGTTCAACACGAAACACCCTGGTTGCGCGCACTGCGTCCGGACATTCCCGAGGGACTCGAAGCTGCGGTTCGACGCTGCCTCGAGAAGGACCGCGCGCGTCGCTTTCCGAACGTGGCGGAACTCGCGCATGCGCTGGCGCCCTTCGCACCGAAGCGCGCACGCTCGTCCGTGGAGCGCGTCTCGCGGGTGATCCAGGCTTCCGGGCTCTCCTCGAGCGTCCTAGCGCTGCCTCCTTCCACCGAGAACTCCCCGGCATCGGCCGGCGCGAGCACCGCAGATCCCACGACGCTTTCCTTGGGCGAGACCGGCGGCTTGGGAAGGACGAGCGGCGGCCCAGTGAAGCGATTGGCGCCGCTCTTGGCGCTGCTGGGAATCCTGGGCCTGCTCGGCATCGGCGGCCTGGTCGTGATCATCCGAGCGATGTCGACCTCAGACACGCCGACGGCTGCGCCCACGGCGTCCAGCGTTGGCGATGAGCGTCCCGCCGCCGTGGCGCCGCCCCCTGCGCCCACCGAAGCACCGGCGATCGCGCCCGAGCCACCGCAGCCGCCGCCGAGCGCGTCCGCGACTCCAGCCGAGACGCCTCGCGCCGCCGCGAAGAAGGCGTCACCCGTCGGCAAGCCCGCGCCCAAGCCCGCGCCAGTCGCCGAAGCGCCCAAGCCCGCGCCCGCGCCCAAGCCTGAGCCAAAGCCGACTCCCGCTCCCGCGCCGGTCGTGACATCGACGGGCAGCGGCGGTTCCAGCCTCGGCGGGCGACTGTGA
- a CDS encoding SUMF1/EgtB/PvdO family nonheme iron enzyme: protein MNRRRGFSLFALAAASAGCASIAGLDLDGLHEREDAGSSGGQGASGGSASGGIGASGGTAGGATGGSGATNSGGSAGSGGVAGSGGTCSESTTRCSGNQPQTCSGGSWTDTGSPCKAPTPTCVAGTCVTMASCQAKGLGLDDCGTPKESCCTSLSVPGGTFKRSYDGVSFTDGTNTASVAGFKLDKYEVTVARFRSFVMAWLDGWRPADGAGRHAHLSGGSGLSNSGPTGNYEIGWDKASWDDALPKTLSDWDTALAGNKASWSPMPVATDKLPINHVTWYEAYAFCIWDGGFLPSEAEWNYAAAGGNEQRVYPFSNPANSTAVGCAQVQHDVCQVGTGTVPVDAKSPQGDGRWSHVQLAGNVREWNLDWFAEPYAKPCSDCAYLDSKSQRAARGGDYLNKDIAARTSVRLTAGAPGVREGAFGIRCARVP from the coding sequence GTGAATCGTCGCCGTGGCTTCTCGCTCTTCGCACTCGCAGCGGCGAGCGCAGGCTGCGCGTCGATCGCCGGGCTCGACTTGGATGGTTTGCATGAGCGCGAGGACGCGGGCAGTAGCGGAGGACAAGGCGCGAGTGGCGGCAGCGCCAGCGGCGGAATCGGCGCGAGCGGCGGCACCGCAGGCGGCGCGACGGGCGGCAGCGGCGCAACGAATAGCGGCGGCAGTGCGGGCAGCGGTGGAGTGGCCGGCAGTGGCGGCACCTGCTCCGAGAGCACGACGCGGTGCAGCGGCAACCAGCCGCAGACTTGCAGCGGCGGTAGCTGGACGGACACGGGTTCTCCATGCAAGGCGCCCACCCCCACCTGCGTTGCGGGCACCTGCGTTACGATGGCGAGCTGTCAAGCGAAGGGCTTGGGTTTGGACGATTGTGGAACGCCCAAGGAGAGTTGCTGCACGAGCCTCTCCGTGCCCGGCGGGACCTTCAAGCGCAGCTACGATGGCGTGTCCTTCACCGACGGCACGAACACCGCTTCTGTCGCCGGCTTCAAGTTGGACAAGTACGAGGTGACCGTCGCTCGCTTTCGAAGCTTCGTGATGGCGTGGCTCGATGGCTGGCGACCTGCGGACGGCGCCGGCAGGCATGCCCACCTCAGCGGCGGTAGCGGCCTAAGCAACAGCGGCCCGACCGGCAACTACGAGATCGGCTGGGACAAGGCGAGCTGGGACGACGCTTTGCCCAAGACCTTGTCGGATTGGGACACAGCGTTGGCCGGCAACAAAGCGAGCTGGTCGCCGATGCCGGTCGCGACGGACAAGCTCCCGATCAATCACGTGACCTGGTACGAGGCCTACGCCTTCTGCATTTGGGATGGCGGCTTCCTGCCCAGTGAAGCCGAGTGGAACTACGCCGCGGCAGGGGGCAACGAGCAGCGAGTCTATCCCTTCTCGAACCCCGCGAATTCCACGGCCGTAGGCTGCGCGCAGGTACAGCATGACGTGTGCCAGGTCGGCACCGGAACCGTGCCTGTGGACGCCAAGTCGCCTCAAGGCGATGGCAGGTGGTCCCATGTACAGCTGGCCGGTAACGTGCGGGAGTGGAACCTCGATTGGTTCGCTGAGCCGTATGCAAAGCCCTGCAGCGATTGTGCGTACCTCGACTCCAAGTCTCAGAGAGCGGCGCGCGGCGGTGACTACCTCAACAAGGACATCGCAGCGCGCACTTCGGTTCGTCTTACTGCGGGAGCACCCGGCGTGCGCGAGGGGGCCTTTGGCATCCGCTGCGCCCGCGTGCCGTGA
- a CDS encoding SUMF1/EgtB/PvdO family nonheme iron enzyme yields MRRATLHAVIALAGATGCASIAGLDLDGLHEREADAGSSGGSGGAGATGGGGASGGVGGGSGGIAGFGGASGGASGSGAAGGATGGTGGGGPCTPDAVQCNGQQPQKCDAQGVWQNDGLVCTGGGNNCVGSKCVATSCQTAGPGLTDCGTANEDCCTSPLVQGGEFKRSYDGGEFTNGSFPATVSDFRLDRYEVTVGRFRKFVEAWVSGWRPQPGAGKHVHVNDGKGLLVAPTTNQWETGWDSTWAIQLAVSAPDWDKNLIALPSLASWKGGDEHKPITQVTWYEAYAFCVWDGGFLPSEAEWNYAAAGGKEQRVYPWGVTDPAADATLVAYNCYYSNAGACNLTNLAPVGSIAAGVGKYTQLDLGGNTNEWTQDGHPDPITTVTGYSTPCDDCVNLNATPRRVTRGGHYRSKFSNHVKSSARFGHLPTDRPWEGGMRCARVP; encoded by the coding sequence GTGAGACGCGCCACGCTCCACGCGGTGATCGCGCTCGCAGGTGCAACGGGCTGTGCCTCGATTGCAGGGCTCGATCTGGACGGATTGCACGAACGTGAAGCTGACGCCGGATCCTCAGGCGGTAGCGGAGGCGCGGGCGCCACTGGCGGCGGGGGCGCAAGTGGAGGCGTTGGCGGCGGAAGCGGCGGCATCGCAGGCTTCGGCGGTGCAAGCGGCGGCGCGAGCGGCAGCGGAGCTGCGGGCGGAGCGACTGGCGGAACTGGCGGAGGTGGGCCGTGTACACCGGATGCCGTTCAGTGCAACGGCCAGCAGCCGCAGAAGTGTGACGCGCAGGGAGTGTGGCAAAACGACGGGCTCGTGTGCACCGGCGGGGGCAACAACTGCGTGGGCAGCAAGTGCGTCGCGACCAGCTGTCAGACGGCTGGACCCGGCCTCACTGACTGCGGCACGGCGAACGAGGATTGTTGCACGAGCCCGTTGGTCCAAGGCGGCGAGTTCAAGCGCAGCTACGATGGCGGTGAGTTCACGAACGGCTCCTTCCCTGCGACCGTGAGTGACTTTCGGCTCGACAGGTACGAAGTCACCGTCGGTCGCTTCAGGAAGTTCGTTGAGGCCTGGGTCAGCGGCTGGCGCCCTCAACCCGGCGCCGGGAAACACGTTCACGTCAATGACGGCAAAGGGCTGCTGGTGGCGCCCACCACCAACCAGTGGGAGACCGGGTGGGACAGCACCTGGGCCATTCAGCTGGCGGTTTCCGCCCCCGACTGGGACAAGAACCTGATTGCCCTGCCGAGCTTGGCCAGCTGGAAGGGCGGAGACGAGCACAAGCCGATCACGCAGGTGACCTGGTACGAAGCCTACGCATTCTGCGTGTGGGACGGCGGCTTCCTACCGAGCGAAGCGGAGTGGAACTACGCCGCAGCCGGTGGCAAGGAACAGCGCGTGTACCCCTGGGGCGTGACGGACCCCGCAGCGGACGCGACTCTCGTCGCCTACAATTGCTACTACTCGAACGCGGGGGCGTGCAACCTCACGAACCTGGCTCCGGTCGGAAGTATTGCCGCCGGAGTGGGCAAGTACACCCAGCTCGACCTCGGGGGAAACACGAATGAATGGACGCAGGATGGGCACCCGGACCCCATCACGACCGTCACGGGCTACAGCACGCCGTGTGACGACTGTGTCAACCTCAATGCCACGCCGCGCCGCGTGACCCGTGGGGGACATTACAGAAGCAAGTTCTCCAACCACGTGAAGTCATCGGCCCGCTTCGGGCATTTGCCCACCGATCGTCCGTGGGAGGGCGGAATGCGTTGCGCGAGGGTGCCGTGA